A genome region from Proteus vulgaris includes the following:
- a CDS encoding oxidative damage protection protein produces the protein MSRTIFCTFLNKEADGLDFQLYPGEIGKRIFNEISKEAWAQWMAKQTMLINEKKLNTMNPDDRKLLEQEMVRFLFEGHDVHIDGYTPPEK, from the coding sequence ATGAGTAGAACTATTTTTTGTACTTTCCTTAACAAAGAAGCTGATGGACTTGATTTTCAGTTGTACCCAGGAGAAATTGGAAAGCGCATTTTCAATGAGATATCAAAAGAAGCATGGGCTCAATGGATGGCAAAACAGACGATGCTTATCAATGAGAAAAAACTCAACACAATGAACCCTGATGATCGCAAACTATTAGAACAAGAGATGGTACGATTTTTATTTGAAGGCCACGATGTTCATATTGACGGCTACACACCACCTGAAAAATAA
- the mutY gene encoding A/G-specific adenine glycosylase, whose protein sequence is MMEALQFSQVVLTWYHKYGRKTLPWQQEKTPYHVWLSEVMLQQTQVATVIPYFERFIARFPDVSALAKAPLDEVLHLWTGLGYYARARNLHKAAQHIVDKHQGQFPDTFEDVCALPGVGRSTAGAILSLSLKKPYPILDGNVKRVLARCYAVEGWPGKKEVENKLWEISENVTPTEGVEYFNQAMMDLGAMVCTRSKPKCELCPLNTGCMAYAQNNWANYPGKKPKKAIPEKTTYFLILQYDNLVWLDKRPPAGIWGGLFAFPQFETKALLEQWLAEHGLNNSKSEQLISFRHTFSHFHLDIVPICVKLSTFTSMMETQKGLWYNLQTPATVGLAAPVENLLRQLA, encoded by the coding sequence ATGATGGAAGCTCTGCAATTTTCGCAAGTCGTACTCACTTGGTATCACAAATATGGGCGTAAAACGCTTCCTTGGCAGCAAGAAAAAACGCCTTATCACGTATGGTTATCAGAGGTAATGCTTCAACAAACTCAAGTTGCTACGGTTATTCCTTACTTTGAGCGTTTTATTGCGCGTTTCCCTGATGTCAGTGCATTAGCTAAAGCCCCTCTCGATGAAGTGCTTCATCTCTGGACAGGTCTTGGCTATTACGCAAGAGCCAGAAACTTACATAAAGCAGCACAACACATTGTAGATAAACATCAAGGGCAGTTTCCTGATACCTTTGAGGACGTTTGTGCCTTACCTGGTGTTGGGCGTTCAACCGCTGGAGCCATTTTATCGTTATCACTGAAAAAGCCTTACCCAATTCTTGATGGTAATGTGAAACGTGTTTTAGCACGCTGTTATGCTGTTGAAGGCTGGCCAGGTAAAAAAGAAGTTGAAAATAAGTTGTGGGAGATCAGCGAAAACGTCACTCCGACTGAAGGTGTAGAGTATTTTAATCAGGCAATGATGGATTTAGGTGCAATGGTTTGCACAAGAAGTAAACCTAAATGTGAATTATGCCCCTTAAATACTGGCTGTATGGCTTATGCTCAAAATAATTGGGCAAATTACCCGGGGAAAAAACCGAAAAAAGCGATCCCAGAGAAAACAACTTATTTTCTTATTTTACAATATGATAATCTTGTTTGGTTAGATAAAAGACCACCAGCAGGAATATGGGGAGGGTTATTTGCTTTTCCTCAATTTGAAACAAAAGCACTTTTAGAACAGTGGTTAGCTGAACATGGACTCAATAATAGTAAATCAGAACAACTGATTTCATTTAGACATACTTTTAGCCACTTTCATTTAGATATTGTGCCTATTTGCGTAAAACTCTCGACTTTTACCTCTATGATGGAGACGCAAAAAGGACTTTGGTATAACTTACAGACGCCTGCAACCGTAGGGTTAGCAGCACCTGTAGAAAATTTACTTAGACAATTAGCCTAA